In Macadamia integrifolia cultivar HAES 741 chromosome 5, SCU_Mint_v3, whole genome shotgun sequence, a single window of DNA contains:
- the LOC122078840 gene encoding uncharacterized protein LOC122078840, with translation MGDHFVLLVDRLLTESTLEAAIQRNRSLQTSPTVVEATIKEFSSHTMDFNHGSSPRKLVECRICQDEDEDSNMETPCSCCGSLKYAHRRCVQRWCNEKGDTMCEICHQQFKPGYTAPPKLFHYGGIPMNFRGNWEISRRDLHNPRFIAMVATERNFLDPDYDEYSAATSRSLLCCRTVAIIFMVLLVLRHTLPIVASGAVEYSFPLLMLFILRAGGILLPIYIMVKAVMAIKRRRQQQDLQMSITESAEENEQPNLQSQPHVIRIH, from the exons ATGGGGGATCACTTCGTGTTGCTGGTTGATCGGTTACTTACTGAGTCAACTCTGGAAGCTGCAATTCAGAGAAACAGGTCTTTACAAACCAGCCCCACGGTAGTTGAAGCCACAATTAAAGAATTTTCTTCCCATACTATGGATTTCAATCATGGGTCATCTCCGAGGAAATTGGTGGAGTGCAGAATTTGCCAGGATGAGGATGAAGACTCAAACATGGAGACACCTTGCTCTTGCTGTGGCAGCTTGAAG TATGCTCATCGCAGATGTGTCCAGAGGTGGTGCAATGAGAAGGGTGACACTATGTGTGAGATATGTCACCAG CAATTTAAGCCAGGTTATACAGCACCACCTAAGTTGTTCCATTATGGGGGTATTCCTATGAACTTCAG GGGTAATTGGGAAATTTCCAGAAGGGACCTGCATAATCCTCGATTTATAGCAATGGTTGCAACTGAGCGTAACTTCTTGGATCCTGACTATGATGAGTATTCAGCTGCCACTTCAAGAAGTCTGCTGTGCTGCCGCACAGTGGCTATAatt TTCATGGTTCTTCTGGTTCTAAGACATACGCTTCCAATTGTAGCTAGTGGGGCTGTGGAGTATTCGTTTCCACTATTGATG TTATTTATATTGAGAGCTGGGGGGATTCTTCTTCCAATATATATAATGGTGAAGGCAGTAATGGCCATAAAACGTCGGCGACAACAACAG GACCTTCAAATGTCCATTACAGAGTCCGCTGAAGAAAATGAACAGCCTAATCTACAGTCCCAGCCACACGTCATTCGTATTCACTAG
- the LOC122079771 gene encoding uncharacterized protein LOC122079771: MKLVVAQIALVFLIISYANPIPAVFCSSNENIDGYEKLIIGEENTAPWSGFMQFAEAPGPANGRSADTLVLAAEKTNRPDILNGFKHYRGGWNISNRHYWASVGFTGSVGFILALLWFVSFGLVLVVQHCCRWKISIKDKGTHLPHKICLILLLVFTCAAAVGCILLSVGQDEFHDKVFDTLKYVVNQSDYTVQTLRNVTDFLSIAETINVDEVFLPSNVKDEIDKLNVDLNTAANTLTEKTSENSGKIRKVFNAVRSALITVAAVMLVLALLGLLLSVLGHQHAIYIFILSGWLLVAITFIICGVFVVLNNAISDTCVAMGEWVDNPQAETALSSILPCVDKNTTDKTLVQSKEVISQLVNIVNTVIYTFPNTDPPPQATPFYFNQSGPLIPPLCSPFDLKLHDRPCGSIEVSIANASSEWKKYICTTSATGICTSVGRLTPNLYNQLMVAVNVSYALDHYAPTLLDFQDCNFVRDTFRHITSDYCPPVDHYLKIINAGLGLIAVGVMLCLVLWILYANRPQKEEVFVKFSLPIKALECICKKSSGNRDDSNSNNNTSRTGEAIV; encoded by the exons ATGAAGCTTGTCGTTGCTCAGATCGCTTTAGTTTTTCTAATCATCAGTTATGCCAATCCGATTCCAGCTGTTTTTTGCAGCTCTAATGAAAACATCGATGGTTATGAGAAGCTAATCATAG GAGAAGAGAATACAGCTCCATGGAGTGGTTTTATGCAGTTTGCGGAAGCGCCGGGGCCTGCAAATGGCAGATCTGCTGACACACTTGTTTTGGCAGCAGAGAAGACGAACAGACCGGATATCCTTAATGGCTTCAAACATTATCGAGGCGGCTGGAACATTTCTAATAGGCATTACTGGGCT TCTGTTGGATTTACAGGTTCTGTGGGCTTTATTCTTGCACTACTATGGTTCGTGTCTTTCGGCTTGGTTCTTGTGGTACAACATTGTTGTCGATGGAAGATAAGCATCAAAGACAAAGGAACCCACCTTCCACATAAGATCTGTCTTATATTGCTACTTGTCTTCACATGTGCTGCAGC GGTTGGATGCATTCTTCTTTCTGTTGGGCAAGATGAATTTCATGACAAGGTGTTTGATACTCTGAAATATGTTGTGAATCAGTCTGACTACACTGTGCAGACTCTCAGAAATGTCACAGATTTTCTATCTATTGCTGAGACTATAAATGTGGATGAAGTTTTTCTCCCATCAAACGTCAAGGACGAAATTGACAAGTTGAATGTGGATTTAAATACTGCAGCGAATACTTTGACAGAGAAAACAAGTGAAAATtctggaaaaataagaaaagtctTCAATGCTGT GCGATCAGCATTAATCACTGTGGCAGCAGTGATGCTTGTCCTGGCTCTTCTAGGTCTTT TGCTTTCTGTACTTGGTCACCAACATGCTATTTATAT ATTCATCTTGAGTGGATGGCTTCTTGTGGCAATCACTTTCATTATTTGTGGAGTTTTTGTGGTTCTTAACAA TGCAATTTCAGACACTTGTGTGGCCATGGGAGAGTGGGTGGACAATCCTCAAGCAGAGACAGCACTGAGCAGCATCCTTCCTTGTGTTGATAAGAATACCACAGACAAGACCCTGGTACAAAGTAAAGAAGTCATTAGCCAGCTCGTGAATATTGTGAACACAGTGATATACACTTTTCCCAACACAGACCCTCCTCCTCAAGCTACTCCTTTTTATTTCAATCAGTCTGGACCTTTGATACCACCTCTTTGTTCCCCTTTTGACTTAAAGCTGCATGATCGCCCTTGTGGATCCATAGAAGTATCCATCGCAAATGCTTCTTCG GAATGGAAGAAATACATATGCACGACATCGGCAACTGGAATCTGCACAAGTGTTGGGAGGCTTACACCGAACCTGTACAACCAGTTAATGGTGGCTGTGAATGTGAGCTATGCCCTTGATCACTATGCACCGACATTGCTCGACTTCCAGGATTGCAATTTTGTCCGGGATACGTTCAGGCACATCACTTCGGACTATTGTCCTCCAGTTGATCATTACCTCAAGATAATTAATGCAGGGTTGGGGCTTATTGCAGTGGGAGTCATGCTTTGCCTTGTCCTCTGGATTCTCTATGCAAACCGCCCCCAAAAGGAGGAAGTGTTTGTGAAGTTTTCTCTACCAATAAAAGCTTTAGAATGCATTTGCAAGAAGAGCAGTGGGAACAGAGACGATAGTAATAGCAATAACAACACATCAAGAACTGGTGAAGCCATTGTATAG